The genomic window TTCATCCCTGTGCCGCTCATAGGTGTGCTAAGAGGCTTTGGCGTGCTCAGTATCATCGGTAAAATGTCGGCAGGCTTGATAAGTCTCTACTATTTTTATGCTGGCATCATTTTGCTCGTAAGTGGTATAAAAAACATATGACAAACAAAATCAATAAAGCAGAATCACCTGTACAAATAAGTTTTGTAAAAGCTTTGATGCTCACCCTTCCCATGATGCTCTTCACCTTCATGATACTTTCAGCTGGTAAAATACCAACGGATCCGAACAAAATAATTGCCCTGGCAGTTTCCTTTATTTTTGTAAATACAATCTTCTTTCTGATGCTCTACAGGGAAAAAACCGATAAATATCGTGCAGCATTGTTTATTGCCTATGCGGTCTGTTTCGTCATCTCTTTTATCTCGAACCTTATCGAAATTCGGGGAAGCATGGCAATATCACAGGAAAACCTGCTCCTCTGCAAAACGCCTTTCTGTCATATTGTAATACCCATGACGATTATTCCTCTGGCATTGTCAAAAACCATCATCTTTCCGGGAACAATTATAGGCAGTTTTGCATCCATTGCAAGCATGCTGATCATCTGGATCGGGGCAAGCCTTGCCCTTGGCCGGGGTTTCTGCGGATGGGGATGTTTTTTCGGTGGTCTTGACGACGGTTTCTCAAGGATATTCAGAAAACCCATGATAAAGCATATTAACCCGAAATGGCACTATCTCCCTTTTGCAGTACTTCTTGCAGTGGCATTGACTTCTGCTATGCTGCTTAATCCGACATATTGCGAATGGCTGTGCCCTTACAAAACCGTTACGGAATATGTCGAGGTTACATCAGTAAAAATATTTATACAAACAATAATATTCGTTACCCTCTTTTTGGGTCTTGTTATTATTTTGCCGATGCTGACAAGGAAAAGGACACAGTGCGGCCTTTTCTGCCCCTTTGGCGCCTTTCAATCCTTTACAAATAAAATTAATCCCTTTGAGATAAGGGTTAATCAGGAAAATTGTATAAAGTGTAAACAATGCATCCAGGCATGCCCTGCCTTCTCAATGACTGAAGAAACCCTGGAAAAGGGCAAAACACGTTTTACCTGCATTAAATGCGGGAAATGTGTTGATACCTGCCCGAAGGGAGCTCTTTATTTTCATGTGAAGGGCACTCCTTTTACAGGAAATGCAAGCACTTACCGTCTGCTTTTTCTGTAC from Pseudomonadota bacterium includes these protein-coding regions:
- a CDS encoding 4Fe-4S binding protein, with product MTNKINKAESPVQISFVKALMLTLPMMLFTFMILSAGKIPTDPNKIIALAVSFIFVNTIFFLMLYREKTDKYRAALFIAYAVCFVISFISNLIEIRGSMAISQENLLLCKTPFCHIVIPMTIIPLALSKTIIFPGTIIGSFASIASMLIIWIGASLALGRGFCGWGCFFGGLDDGFSRIFRKPMIKHINPKWHYLPFAVLLAVALTSAMLLNPTYCEWLCPYKTVTEYVEVTSVKIFIQTIIFVTLFLGLVIILPMLTRKRTQCGLFCPFGAFQSFTNKINPFEIRVNQENCIKCKQCIQACPAFSMTEETLEKGKTRFTCIKCGKCVDTCPKGALYFHVKGTPFTGNASTYRLLFLYPAFLFLVTMASRNFQDVIIRIIRLITTGSILSL